The nucleotide window CGATATGATCCCCACTGACGGGGAGATCATCGAAGGCCTGGCAACAATAGATGAATCGGCGATCACAGGTGAATCTGCACCGGTAATCCGCGAGTCAGGTGGTGATAAATCTTCCGTAACAGGCGGTACCAAAGTACTATCTGATCAGATAAAAGTTAAGGTAAGCACCGAGCCGGGTGAAAGTTTCCTGGATAAGATGATCGCATTGGTAGAAGGGGCCTCCCGTCAAAAAACGCCGAATGAGATCGCCCTGACCATCTTACTCGCCAGTTTTACGCTCATCTTTATCATTGTTTGCGTAACACTGAAACCGTTTGCGGATTATGCCAATACACCAATCACTATCGCAGCGTTGATATCCTTGTTCGTGTGTTTGATCCCAACCACTATCGGAGGGTTACTATCGGCTATAGGTATTGCCGGGATGGATAGGGCGCTAAGGGCGAATGTGATCACCAAATCGGGGAAAGCCGTGGAAACGGCAGGTGATATTGATGTGTTGCTGCTGGATAAAACCGGCACCATAACCATTGGTAACCGTAAAGCCACACACTTTTGGCCGGTTACCGGCATAAGCCCCGAAGAGCTGGTAAACGCTGCGGTACTGTCTTCGCTGGCAGATGAAACACCCGAAGGTAAATCCATCGTTGAATTGGCACAAAAAAACATCGGTGTCCCTGCCGGTTCTGAATTTATTAAGTTCACCGCCGAAACGCGTTCCAGTGGGATTGATACCCCTGACGGTACGCGCATTCGTAAAGGCGCTTTTGATTCGATTCGTAATTTGGCTGTTAAAGCTGGTCATCCAATTCCAAATGACGTCGAAGAACGGGTGAAAGAGATCGCGTCTAACGGTGGTACGCCATTGGTGGTATCACAGAACGAGGTAGTATTAGGTACTATCGAATTACAGGATATTATTAAACCGGGTATTGCCGAACGCTTTGAGCGCCTGCGTAAAATGGGCATTAAAACGGTAATGGTGACCGGGGATAACCCCCTTACTGCAAAGTTTATTGCCAATAAAGCGGGTGTAGACGATTTTATTGCCGAGGCTAAGCCCGAAGATAAAATGAACTATATAAAGGCCGAACAACATAACGGCCGCCTGGTTGCCATGATGGGTGACGGCACGAACGATGCGCCTGCCCTTGCACAAGCCGATGTAGGCGTGGCCATGAACAGCGGTACCCAGGCCGCCAAAGAGGCGGGTAATATGGTAGACTTGGACAACGACCCAACCAAGCTGATCGAGGTGGTAGAGATCGGCAAGCAATTGCTGATCACCCGGGGTACGCTAACTACTTTCTCCATTGCCAATGATGTGGCCAAATACTTTGCGATAGTTCCGGCTCTGTTTATTGCTTCTATCCCGGCTTTGCAGGCCATTAATATCATGCACCTGCACAGCCCCGAAAGCGCTATACTTTCCGCAGTGATCTTCAACGCGATCATCATCCCGATGCTAATCCCGCTGGCGTTGCGTGGGGTAGCTTATCAGCCAATAGGCGCGAGTGCTTTACTGCGTCGTAACCTGCTGATCTACGGTTTGGGCGGGGTAATTGCGCCGTTCATTGGTATTAAACTGATTGATCTGATTATTTCCTTATTCTTTTAATATTAAAAATCATGAAAACGAATTTTTTAAAATCTATACGCCTTACGCTGGTACTCATCGTGGTACTATGTGTAATCTATCCGGTAATGATCACCCTTGCCGGCAAGCTGTCCAAGGGCGCCGGTCATGGAGAAACCATCAGTGTGAACGGCAAAGTGGTGGGTTATGCCAATGTTGGTCAAAGTTTTACCAAACCCCTGTATTTCTGGGGCAGGCCCTCTGCTGTAGCTTATAACGCTGCGGGTTCGGGCGGCTCCAATAAAGGCCCAAGCAACCCCGACTATCTAAAGGATGTGGCTAAGCGCATCGATACCCTGCTGAAATATCACCCCTATTTGAAAAGAAGCGATATCCCGGCTGAAATGGTGACTGCCTCAGGCAGCGGGCTTGACCCTGATATCTCACCCGAAGCGGCCAAAATACAGGTAAAACGGGTAGCCCAATACCGCAACCTGAGCGAACAAAGAGTAGCCGCATTGTTGGCCACTCACATAGAACAGCCTTTACTTGGCCTGTTTGGCCCGGCCAAAGTGAATGTATTAAAACTGAACGTCGCACTCGACGAATTGAAATAATATTATGCTAAAATGAAAAAATCGATTATTGCTTTAAGTATATTGACATTGGCTGCAACCGCATCGCGGGCACAGGAAATTAAACCTGTAGACCCACCGCTGTCCATCAACGGTTCGGTAGATAGCTATTACAAATATGACTTTTCAGGGCATAACAATATCCCCACCAGTTTTGCCAGCGATCAGAATTCTTTTTCGATCGGCATGATAGATCTGGCCTTGAAAAAGAAGGTTGGTAAAGCCTCATTCGTGGGTGAAGTATCCTTCGGCCCGCGTAACGACCAATCGATCCCGGTACCGGCCAATCATATCCAAAACCTTTATGTAGGGTACGATCTGACCGATAAGCTGAATATTATCGCGGGTTACATGGCAACATTTTTAGGTTACGAAGTGATCTCACCGGCAGGTAATTTCAATTACTCTACTTCGTATTTGTTTACCAACGGGCCATTTCAGAATGCCGGGACTAAACTAACCTATGTTTTTTCAGCTCAGGTTAGTTTAATGGCTGGCTTATATAATGACCTTTGGAATGTTTATACTTCGGCAGGCAGGATCAATACCATCGGCGCCCAACTAATGGTGGTTCCGGTAAAAGGCTGGACCGCTTATGTGAATTTATTAAACGGCCCAGCTTCGGGCACGGAGCTAGACCTGACTACCACCTATCAGATCACCAGCGCTTTTAAGCTGGGTTTGAACGCGGCTGATTTCATGGCACCGGGCGCATGCCCGAACGGCGGTTTCCAAGGTGTAGCGCTATATCCTCAGGTTGCGGTATCGCCAGCGGTGACCCTAGGCTTACGCGGTGAATATTTTAAGACGAAGACCGGCAATTATAATTCTATTGCCGCACCGGCAGCAGGCGAATCGGTAACCGGCCTTACCTTAACTGCGAATATCAAAGGCGGCCCATTGACCTTTATACCGGAAGTACGGTTGGATAATGGCTCAAAAAATATGTTTACAGACAACCATGGTGCAGGTACCAGATCTGCCTCGCAGGTTGCGCTGGCGGCGGTATATGCCTTTTAAAGAAATATAAAACACTAATTTAGTTTGATTGATCGGGAAATGTGAACGATGACCCGTCGGCCGGCCACTCAGATGGCCGGCCATTTTGCAAGGAACATGGAAAGCGATTACAAAGATAATTCTGTCAGGGATTTTATTGAGCTGGTCAAAAAGTCCAGGCGCGGTAAACTCAAAGTTTACATCGGCATGAGCGCGGGTGTAGGCAAAAGCTATCGCATGCTCCAGGAAGCGCATGCCCTGCTCAGAAATGGCATCGATGTGCAGATCGGGTATATCGAAACGCATAACAGGGCTGAAACCCATGCTTTATTGGATGGCCTGGCGATGATCGACCGCCGCAAAGTGTTTTATAAAGGCAAGGAACTGGAGGAAATGGACCTGAAAACCATTTTGAACCGCCACCCGGAGGTAGTAATTGTTGATGAACTCGCGCATTCTAATATCGAAGGCAGCAAAAACAGTAAGCGGTGGCAGGATGTCGCCGATATCCTACAGGCCGGTATCAGTGTGATCACCGCGGTAAATATTCAGCACCTGGAAAGCCTGAACAAAGATATCGAACAGATCACCGGCATCACTATCGGCGAGCGGATACCGGACAAGATATTGGAGCTGGCAGATGAGATTGTTAATATTGACCTGACGGCGGATGAACTGATTGCCCGGCTGAAAGAAGGCAAGATCTATGAAAAAAACAAGATCGAACGTTCCCTGCAAAACTTTTTCCAAAGCGATAAGATCCTTCAACTGCGGGAACTGGCGCTGAAGGAGGTCGCACATCACCTGGAACGAAAGATCGATATGGAAATCCCTAAACAGATCAAGCTGCGGCCAGAAAAGTTCCTCGCTTGTATCTCTTCCAACGCGGAAACAGCAAAGATCGTAATCCGTAAAACGGCACGGCTGGCTTCTTATTATCGCTCACCCTGGATTGTGCTGTATGTGCAAAGCAGCAGTGAAAGCGTAGATAAGATACGGCTGGATAAACAACGCTTTTTGATCAACAATTTTAAGCTAGCAACCGAACTTGGGGCAGAAGTGCTGCGAGTTAAAAGTGACCAGGTTACACAAACCATAATGCAAGTAGCTGAAGAGCGGGAGATCACCACTATTTGCATCGGTAAACCACATTTAAACTTATTCCAGGTGATCCTGAGAACCGCCGTATTTAACGAACTGCTGCGCAAGATCGCTGCCACTGAAACCGATTTAGTTATATTATCATGAAAGTAAAAAATAAACTCCGCCTTGGATTTGGATTCCTGTTCCTGATCGTCCTGTTTTTTGGAGGGCTATCCATTATCCTGATCAACCAGATTGCTACTAACGGCAAGGTAATCCTCAAAAACAATTACGAAACACTCACTTTTGTACGTGAAATGCGTTCCATCCTTGACGAACAGGCGCTCCCTTTAAATGCCGCTGCCGCCAGTAGTTTTGAGCAGCAATTGGTTGCCCAGGAACACAATATTACTGAAAAGGGGGAAGGCGCAGTTACTGCCGCATTGCGAGCCAATTATACTCATCTGCAAAAAGAGAACTCCCCCGTCGTCATCAGAGCTATACACCAAAATCTGAAGCAAATAGAGATCCTGAATATGAAAGCCATAGTCCGCAAGAACGAACAGGCGAACCATGCGGTGGATAAAGCACTTCTTTTCCTGGGACTGGCCGGGTCTTTCACCTTTTTAGTGCTGTTTAGTTTCAGTGTCAATTTTCCCGGCGCTATAGCTAATCCGCTGAATGTTCTGTTGAAAGGTATCCGACAGATCAGCCAAAAGAATTATAAAGAGCGTATCCATTTTGACAATAGAGATGAATTTGCCGAAGTTGCCGCTGCTTTTAATGATATGGCTGCCCGATTGGACGATTGGGAGAACAGCAGCTTGTCGCAAATCATGTCAGAAAAGCAACGGATCGAAACCATCATCGAGCAAATGCAGGATGCCATTATAGGTATCAGTGAGCAGCAGCAGATCCTTTTCATTAACACCACGGCCAAAACTATGCTTAACCTGAGCGATCAGAAGTATGAAGGGCAACAGGTGGCTGATATCGCCCGTCATAATGACCTGCTGCAATCGATCCTCGACAGCAAAGGCAACGGCAAGCCATTTCGCATCGTAATCAACGGCAAAGATTCCTTTTTTCAATTGGATTCCACCGAGATCACCGTTCCAAATATTTCGCCCAACCCCGAGGATACGATCAGCATTGCGCGCAAATCGGCAGGCCGGGTATTTATCCTGCGCAACGTGACGGAGTTTAAAGAACGTGATGAGGCAAAAACGAATTTTATCGCCACGATTTCGCATGAACTTAAAACCCCCATCTCCGCGATCAAGATGAGCCTGAAGCTCCTACATGATGAACGTGTGGGGTCATTAAATGAGGAACAGGTAGACCTTATCAACCATATTGGTGATGATGCCGAAAGACTGCTGAAGATCACCTACGAGTTACTGGATCTTTCGCAGGTTGAGACTGGCAACATCCTGCTGAACTTTATTGCTACCGAGCCGGAGCAGATTCTGCAATATGCCGTAAAAGCCGTTAAATTCGAAGCCGATCAAAAACAAGTGGAACTGGAGCAACATCTGCCGGCCCACCTGCCCCAGGTACTGGCCGATACCGAAAAAACCGCCTGGGTGATGATCAACTTTCTATCCAATGCCTTGCGCTACAGTTCCGAACGGTCGCGTATTGTAATCCAGGTAAAACAACAGAAGCAATTTTTGGAATTTTCCGTACAGGATTTCGGTAAAGGGATTGATGCGCAATATCAGGACCGCCTTTTCGACCGCTATTTTCAGGTACCTACCGATGGCCAGAATAAATCCGGTTCGGGCTTGGGCCTGGCCATTGCTAAAGAGTTTATCACTGCACAAGGCGGACAAATAGGGCTGGAAAGCGAAGTGGGCAGCGGAAGCCGGTTTTATTTCACCTTGCCAATAGCAAGAAATTAGGTAAACATGCTGATACTTATCTTAAAATTTGTCACCTTATTCGCATTCATACTGGCGCCTTTAATACCGCGGAACGTCAAAAAAATGAGTCAAGGTGTTAAGCCCGACCGTTCTGCATCAGATTTTTCCGTTGATCAGGGCGGCAACCTTGTCAATCGCCGCCAGGCTACAGGAATAAACCATTAATGTTAAATTAGCCAATTATGAAATCAACTGTATTGATCATTGATGATGAAACCAAACTTGCCGGCCTGATGGCACGGATCATCGGGCTGGAAGGCTACCATACCTTATTGGCCGGTTCGGGCAAGGAAGGATTGCGGCTGCTGGAGCGCGAGCATATCCAAGTGGTGCTTAGTGATATAAAACTACCTGATGTTAGCGGCGTCGAACTGGTTAAAGAATTGAAAGAGAAAAAGCCTTATATCGAAGTGATCTGCCTGACCGCTTACGGCACCATCGCCGATGGCGTTACCGCTATTAAAAACGGCGCTTTCGATTATATCACCAAAGGCGACGATAACGAACGTATTTTGCCTTTACTTGCCAAGGCTGCCGAAAAGGCTGAACTGCAATATAAGCTATACCAGTTGGAAAACCAGTTGATCAGTCAACACAGCTTTGAAGGGATCATTGGCCAGTCACGTGCGATAAAGAATGCCATTGAATTGGCGCGTAAAGTAGCCGTTACCGATACAACGGTATTATTATTAGGTGAAACCGGTACCGGCAAAGAAGTGTTTGCCCGAGCAATCCATTACAACAGTAACCGCAAACAGAAGAATTTTGTGGCGGTCAATTGTAGCGCTTTTTCCCGCGAATTGCTGGAAAGTGAATTATTTGGCTATAAAGCCGGGGCATTTACCAACGCTTTAAAAGATAAAAAGGGCTTGTTTGAAGAAGCAGACGGCGGCACGCTGTTCATGGACGAGATCGGTGAATTGCCTATCGATCTGCAGGCCAAGTTGCTGCGGGTATTGGAATCGGGTGAGTTTATTAAGGTAGGAGACACGAAGACTAATAAAATCAACGTGCGGATCATCGCAGCCACCAATCGTCATTTACAGGAAGAAATTCAGAAAGGCAATTTCCGCGAAGACCTGTTTTACCGCCTGTCGGTGTTTCACATCAGCCTGCCATCACTAAATGATCGACGCGAAGATATCCCCCTACTGGCCGATTATTACCTAAAAGAATACACCGCCAAAATGAACCGGAAAATGAACGGCATTGATCCGACAATGATGGAGCAACTGGAGAAATATAACTGGCGGGGTAATATCCGCGAACTGAAGAACCTGATCGAGCGCGCGGTTATTGTGGCTGACGACGATATACTTAAAGCTGATCTGCTTCCAGTCGATCTTTACGGCGAACAGGAAAGCCTGCTGACCGTTTTTGATATGGCCACCATGGAGAAAAACCATATCCGCAAGATCCTTAAACATACCAAAGGTAATAAGACCGAGGCTGCCCGCCTGATGAACATAGGCGTAACCACGCTTTACCGTAAAATAGAAGAGTATCATTTAGGCTAACCTACCGAAATGATAAGATTACCCTACCATATTGGCAGGGTTGCTTTTTGTAAATTAACATCAAAACCGCTCCCTTTTAATCCTGGGGCAGTTTTTACCAAAATGGTATAGTACTTGCCTCGCGGCTGGCATGTTCACATATCATTTCCCTGTTAATTTATGAATCCTCATCTTAGAAAGCTCTCCGCCGGCGGCGTATTGATCACACTTGGTATTATCTTCGGCGACATTGGCACCTCGCCTTTATACGCACTGCAAACTATTTTAAAAGAAGGGGGTGGCGCCGACCAGTTTATGGTTTTAGGCGCAGTGTCTTGTATCTTTTGGACACTAACCCTGCAAACTACCTTTAAGTATATTTTCATCACCCTGCAAGCTGACAATCGCGGCGAGGGCGGTATCTTTTCGCTCTATGCTTTGGTGCGCCGTTACGGAAAATGGCTGGCCATTCCGGCTATCATTGGTGCCGGTACGCTACTGGCTGATGGTATCATTACCCCACCCATATCCGTCACTTCCGCAATAGAGGGCCTTGCATTGGTTCCTGCTTTATCAAAAGTGATGGTACCCGGGCATGATATCATTTTGATCGTGGTGATCGCTATCCTTATCCTGTTATTTTTCTTTCAGCAGTTCGGCACTAATGTGGTTGGCGCAGCTTTCGGACCAGTAATGCTGATTTGGTTTGTAATGCTGGCGGGCCTGGGCATGGTTCAGGTGGCGCATTACCCGATGATTTTTAAAGCGCTTAATCCGGTTTACGGATTTGATCTGCTGGTTAAACATCCTAATGGCTTTTGGTTATTAGGGGCGGTCTTTCTATGTACTACCGGTGCCGAAGCATTATATTCCGACCTTGGCCATTGTGGCCGCAAAAACATCCAGGTCAGCTGGATATTCGTCAAGACCGCCTTGATGCTGAATTATCTTGGACAGGCCGCCTGGGTATTGTCGCAACCCAAAGCCGATGTTAATGTCAATCCTTTTTTTGCTATCGTACCACATGGTTTTGTCATTCCGGCCGTTGGTATTGCCACTTTAGCGACGATCATCGCCAGCCAGGCTTTGATCAGTGGTTCCTTCACACTCATCAGCGAAGCGGTCAGTATGAACTTCTGGCCGCGAATCACTATAAAATATCCGTCCAATATCCGCGGGCAGATCTATATCCCCAGCATTAACTGGATATTGTGTTTTGGCTGTATCGCGGTCAGTCTGTATTTCCGCACAGCCGAAGCGATGACGGCAGCTTATGGTTTTTCGATTACCATCGCGATGTTATCCACCACGATACTGATGTTTTATTTTATGCGCTATGTAAAAAACTGGCCGCTTTGGCTCGTGGTTATTATCTTATGCGTTTTCCTAACGGTGGAAGCTTCGTTCTTCGTTGCCAATTCCGTTAAGATTGTGAAAAGGCTGTTCTTCCTGGTATTTGAAGTTAGTTTGATCTTCACCATGTTCATTTGGTTTCGTGCCCGCAAGATCAATAACCGTTTTTTGTCTTTTGTAGAGTTGAAAGATTATATACCGATGTTGAACGCGATGAGCCGGGACCAGGGCATCCCTAAATACGCAACCCACCTAATCTATTTGACCAAGGCTAATAATAGTAAACAGATTGAACAAAAAATCATATATTCTATCCTAAGCCGCAAGCCTAAGCGGGCCGATGTTTATTGGTTTGTCCATATCGAGCGCACCGATGAGCCTTTTACCATGGAATACACCGTCGAAGAACTGGAGCATGAAAAAGTGATCCGGGTAGAATTCCGCTTAGGCTTCCGTATCAATCCACGTGTGAATGTGCTATTCCGCAAAGTGGTTGAAGAAATGATACAGCGCAATGAGCTGGATATTACCAGCAAGTATGAATCTTTGAGCAGTTATCATTTGCCGGCTGATTTCCAGTTTGTGATTATGGAGAAATTCCTTTCCTATAACAACGAATTCAGCGTAAAAGAAGGCTTTATCCTGCGCAGCTATTTCTGGATCAAAAGCCTGGGATTGAGTGAGGCCAAAGCCTTTGGCTTGGATACCAGTGAAACACATGTCGAGAAGATTCCTTTGGTTGTCAACCCGGTAACGAACATCAATCTTCGCCGGGTACCCGTAAATTAACGACTAATGCAACTATAAGTAGTATAATTACAACTGAAAGTAGCCCAATTTACGATGATCATAGCAACGCGGCCTTGTATTTTTGCCATATCAAATAGTTAAAAACTTAAGCATATGGAAATGAAAATGATTGGCAATAAAATAGCCGAAACCAGAAAAAGGGCAAATATGTCCCAGGCAGAATTAGCGGAACAATTATTTATTAGTCCGCAAGCCGTGGGTAAATGGGAGCGCGGGGAATCGATACCGGATATTGTTACCAGCAAACGCCTTGCGGAAATATTAAAAGTCGACCTTAATTTCCTAACGGGAAGTGTTACGATTGTGGATTTGCCTAACAACGGTTCGTCCCCAACTGAAGAGGGTGCATCCACATCCCGCTCTCAAGAGTCTTCTGAAATAATTCATTTCAGTGGCAGCAATTTATTAGAAAGCGATTTTGCCGGCGTTATCGCGCATAATCGTAAATTTAATGGAAGTGCGTTGCGTGGAACCGATTTTACTGATGCCGACCTAACGGGCAGCAGATTTTCTGGCAGCGATGTTTGTGAAGTCAATTTCAAAGGGGCGAATCTTACTAACTGTGTTTTTTCAGCGTCCGATCTTTCCAGGTCCTGCTTTCAAAAAAGCATTTTGACAGGAACGGAATTTACCAGTTCAGGAATGAGCCTCACGAAATTCACAGATTGCGAATTCCTGAATGTTAAACTGGCCCGAACCGATCTGAGGAAAACGATCTTCGAAAATTGTATATTCGAGACTGTGGAGTTCAAATCTGCCGATCTTACAGATTTAATTTTTGACGGTCACCACTTTACTAATGTCAAATTCCACAATACGGCATTAAACGGTGTCTCTTTCAAAGGCGCAACACTCAAAAATGTGTCATTCCGCGCGCCCTACGCTTTAACCAATAGATACTATAAGGCAATCCAAACCATTTGCTTTGATAATGCCATGATAGATAAATTAACTTACGCCGCATTAAAAGGAATTGGAGCTAACCTCTCTAATGTTACGATATATTAAACAATGTCCGAAAACCAAGTGGGGGGAATATTAGAAAAATCGAACGTATAATAGGGAATGTTCATTTGGATGTTTCGCAGGGATCTGAATTTGATTGGTTTACGCCATAATCATATTCGTTGAGTTTAATATAACATAATTCGTGCTTGTCGTTTTTCGCCCCAAATCTGTCGTTTTTACACAGCACCGAACCTTAAAATGCTTCCCATCTTTGTGTTGTCAATGCGTTCAAACTAAAATAAACATCGTTATGAAAAATTTACTCAAAACACGTAATCTTTTTAAATTAATATCACTACTTACAATTATGTTTATAGCCTCGCAATCCAACGGGCAACAAATAAGATCAAGCAGTGGATATGCGCCCGTGAATGGCCTGAAAGTTTATTACGAAGTATATGGCGAAGGCAAGCCCGTGGTGTTACTGCATGGTGCGTTTATGACAATTGCGGGAAACTGGGGGCAATTAATACCTGAATTGTCAAAAACCAGGAAGGTGATTGCCATTGAATTGCAAGGTCACGGACATACACCATATTCAGATAGAA belongs to Mucilaginibacter boryungensis and includes:
- a CDS encoding sigma-54-dependent transcriptional regulator, which gives rise to MKSTVLIIDDETKLAGLMARIIGLEGYHTLLAGSGKEGLRLLEREHIQVVLSDIKLPDVSGVELVKELKEKKPYIEVICLTAYGTIADGVTAIKNGAFDYITKGDDNERILPLLAKAAEKAELQYKLYQLENQLISQHSFEGIIGQSRAIKNAIELARKVAVTDTTVLLLGETGTGKEVFARAIHYNSNRKQKNFVAVNCSAFSRELLESELFGYKAGAFTNALKDKKGLFEEADGGTLFMDEIGELPIDLQAKLLRVLESGEFIKVGDTKTNKINVRIIAATNRHLQEEIQKGNFREDLFYRLSVFHISLPSLNDRREDIPLLADYYLKEYTAKMNRKMNGIDPTMMEQLEKYNWRGNIRELKNLIERAVIVADDDILKADLLPVDLYGEQESLLTVFDMATMEKNHIRKILKHTKGNKTEAARLMNIGVTTLYRKIEEYHLG
- a CDS encoding sensor histidine kinase codes for the protein MKVKNKLRLGFGFLFLIVLFFGGLSIILINQIATNGKVILKNNYETLTFVREMRSILDEQALPLNAAAASSFEQQLVAQEHNITEKGEGAVTAALRANYTHLQKENSPVVIRAIHQNLKQIEILNMKAIVRKNEQANHAVDKALLFLGLAGSFTFLVLFSFSVNFPGAIANPLNVLLKGIRQISQKNYKERIHFDNRDEFAEVAAAFNDMAARLDDWENSSLSQIMSEKQRIETIIEQMQDAIIGISEQQQILFINTTAKTMLNLSDQKYEGQQVADIARHNDLLQSILDSKGNGKPFRIVINGKDSFFQLDSTEITVPNISPNPEDTISIARKSAGRVFILRNVTEFKERDEAKTNFIATISHELKTPISAIKMSLKLLHDERVGSLNEEQVDLINHIGDDAERLLKITYELLDLSQVETGNILLNFIATEPEQILQYAVKAVKFEADQKQVELEQHLPAHLPQVLADTEKTAWVMINFLSNALRYSSERSRIVIQVKQQKQFLEFSVQDFGKGIDAQYQDRLFDRYFQVPTDGQNKSGSGLGLAIAKEFITAQGGQIGLESEVGSGSRFYFTLPIARN
- the kdpB gene encoding potassium-transporting ATPase subunit KdpB, giving the protein MKTQSNKLFEPALVQTALKESFIKLNPQIMLRNPVMFTVEVGTAIMAYMTFYSLTHAGQGSFAYNLIIFIVLLLTLLFANFAEAIAEARGKAQADSLRKTREETPAKVLNSDGTIITKSSNALRKGDVFVCETGDMIPTDGEIIEGLATIDESAITGESAPVIRESGGDKSSVTGGTKVLSDQIKVKVSTEPGESFLDKMIALVEGASRQKTPNEIALTILLASFTLIFIIVCVTLKPFADYANTPITIAALISLFVCLIPTTIGGLLSAIGIAGMDRALRANVITKSGKAVETAGDIDVLLLDKTGTITIGNRKATHFWPVTGISPEELVNAAVLSSLADETPEGKSIVELAQKNIGVPAGSEFIKFTAETRSSGIDTPDGTRIRKGAFDSIRNLAVKAGHPIPNDVEERVKEIASNGGTPLVVSQNEVVLGTIELQDIIKPGIAERFERLRKMGIKTVMVTGDNPLTAKFIANKAGVDDFIAEAKPEDKMNYIKAEQHNGRLVAMMGDGTNDAPALAQADVGVAMNSGTQAAKEAGNMVDLDNDPTKLIEVVEIGKQLLITRGTLTTFSIANDVAKYFAIVPALFIASIPALQAINIMHLHSPESAILSAVIFNAIIIPMLIPLALRGVAYQPIGASALLRRNLLIYGLGGVIAPFIGIKLIDLIISLFF
- a CDS encoding KUP/HAK/KT family potassium transporter; protein product: MNPHLRKLSAGGVLITLGIIFGDIGTSPLYALQTILKEGGGADQFMVLGAVSCIFWTLTLQTTFKYIFITLQADNRGEGGIFSLYALVRRYGKWLAIPAIIGAGTLLADGIITPPISVTSAIEGLALVPALSKVMVPGHDIILIVVIAILILLFFFQQFGTNVVGAAFGPVMLIWFVMLAGLGMVQVAHYPMIFKALNPVYGFDLLVKHPNGFWLLGAVFLCTTGAEALYSDLGHCGRKNIQVSWIFVKTALMLNYLGQAAWVLSQPKADVNVNPFFAIVPHGFVIPAVGIATLATIIASQALISGSFTLISEAVSMNFWPRITIKYPSNIRGQIYIPSINWILCFGCIAVSLYFRTAEAMTAAYGFSITIAMLSTTILMFYFMRYVKNWPLWLVVIILCVFLTVEASFFVANSVKIVKRLFFLVFEVSLIFTMFIWFRARKINNRFLSFVELKDYIPMLNAMSRDQGIPKYATHLIYLTKANNSKQIEQKIIYSILSRKPKRADVYWFVHIERTDEPFTMEYTVEELEHEKVIRVEFRLGFRINPRVNVLFRKVVEEMIQRNELDITSKYESLSSYHLPADFQFVIMEKFLSYNNEFSVKEGFILRSYFWIKSLGLSEAKAFGLDTSETHVEKIPLVVNPVTNINLRRVPVN
- a CDS encoding pentapeptide repeat-containing protein; the protein is MEMKMIGNKIAETRKRANMSQAELAEQLFISPQAVGKWERGESIPDIVTSKRLAEILKVDLNFLTGSVTIVDLPNNGSSPTEEGASTSRSQESSEIIHFSGSNLLESDFAGVIAHNRKFNGSALRGTDFTDADLTGSRFSGSDVCEVNFKGANLTNCVFSASDLSRSCFQKSILTGTEFTSSGMSLTKFTDCEFLNVKLARTDLRKTIFENCIFETVEFKSADLTDLIFDGHHFTNVKFHNTALNGVSFKGATLKNVSFRAPYALTNRYYKAIQTICFDNAMIDKLTYAALKGIGANLSNVTIY
- a CDS encoding K(+)-transporting ATPase subunit C, which gives rise to MKTNFLKSIRLTLVLIVVLCVIYPVMITLAGKLSKGAGHGETISVNGKVVGYANVGQSFTKPLYFWGRPSAVAYNAAGSGGSNKGPSNPDYLKDVAKRIDTLLKYHPYLKRSDIPAEMVTASGSGLDPDISPEAAKIQVKRVAQYRNLSEQRVAALLATHIEQPLLGLFGPAKVNVLKLNVALDELK
- a CDS encoding porin, yielding MKKSIIALSILTLAATASRAQEIKPVDPPLSINGSVDSYYKYDFSGHNNIPTSFASDQNSFSIGMIDLALKKKVGKASFVGEVSFGPRNDQSIPVPANHIQNLYVGYDLTDKLNIIAGYMATFLGYEVISPAGNFNYSTSYLFTNGPFQNAGTKLTYVFSAQVSLMAGLYNDLWNVYTSAGRINTIGAQLMVVPVKGWTAYVNLLNGPASGTELDLTTTYQITSAFKLGLNAADFMAPGACPNGGFQGVALYPQVAVSPAVTLGLRGEYFKTKTGNYNSIAAPAAGESVTGLTLTANIKGGPLTFIPEVRLDNGSKNMFTDNHGAGTRSASQVALAAVYAF
- a CDS encoding sensor protein KdpD, with the translated sequence MESDYKDNSVRDFIELVKKSRRGKLKVYIGMSAGVGKSYRMLQEAHALLRNGIDVQIGYIETHNRAETHALLDGLAMIDRRKVFYKGKELEEMDLKTILNRHPEVVIVDELAHSNIEGSKNSKRWQDVADILQAGISVITAVNIQHLESLNKDIEQITGITIGERIPDKILELADEIVNIDLTADELIARLKEGKIYEKNKIERSLQNFFQSDKILQLRELALKEVAHHLERKIDMEIPKQIKLRPEKFLACISSNAETAKIVIRKTARLASYYRSPWIVLYVQSSSESVDKIRLDKQRFLINNFKLATELGAEVLRVKSDQVTQTIMQVAEEREITTICIGKPHLNLFQVILRTAVFNELLRKIAATETDLVILS